The Lacipirellula parvula genome window below encodes:
- a CDS encoding type II toxin-antitoxin system PemK/MazF family toxin: MPSVQRGEIWLVDLGYAAKVRPCLALSVPADDADRALVTLVAHTTSPRSSRFEVPSSVAFLKPGVFDAQNLVTIPTAKLLRRLGGLPADQLREVENAVLAWLGFRQLDAG; the protein is encoded by the coding sequence ATGCCGAGCGTCCAGCGCGGTGAAATCTGGCTCGTCGATCTTGGCTATGCCGCCAAGGTTCGCCCTTGCTTGGCGTTAAGCGTGCCTGCAGACGATGCAGACCGGGCGCTGGTCACGCTCGTCGCTCATACCACGTCGCCGCGCAGCTCCCGATTCGAAGTCCCGTCCAGCGTCGCCTTTCTCAAACCTGGCGTGTTCGACGCGCAGAACCTGGTGACGATCCCGACGGCGAAACTCCTGCGCCGCTTGGGTGGGCTTCCCGCAGATCAGCTGCGGGAGGTCGAAAACGCCGTGCTGGCGTGGCTGGGGTTCCGCCAGTTGGACGCTGGCTGA
- a CDS encoding DUF1559 domain-containing protein has product MPRHATLARALRRRAFRAFTLVELLVVIAIIGVLVSLLLPAVQAAREAARRMNCQSNQKNFALAVINYENAKKQLPAAMGEGVLAGRNKTEFLPYQGPQLSWHIQVLPYMELQSLYSQFKIDGTTSIFNQSDQTRPEESQPAVMLCPSDSAFGRFYSDPDFTSGLGGVRKVAKGNYVAYAGPEHMNSAHVFPGTINTVGNELRQVSDGTSQTIMITEVRTRDVPEDQRGAWALAWPGSSCIALDLHSGPLGTSWTASGRPDVPYIPSTKQQDLDYSNPPNSFGGGVYSADKLRKCPDSAGADIERMSCDSANESWGSAAPRSLHPGGVNSAHVDGSVHWLSNDVNVTLLGAMICINDGVLPTE; this is encoded by the coding sequence ATGCCTCGCCATGCCACGTTGGCGCGCGCTCTGCGTCGTCGCGCCTTTCGGGCGTTCACCCTCGTCGAGCTGTTGGTGGTGATCGCCATCATCGGCGTGCTGGTTTCCCTGCTGCTTCCAGCGGTGCAGGCGGCGCGTGAAGCGGCGCGGCGGATGAACTGCCAGAGCAACCAGAAGAACTTTGCGCTGGCGGTGATCAATTACGAGAATGCGAAGAAGCAGCTTCCAGCTGCCATGGGGGAAGGCGTATTAGCTGGCAGAAACAAAACAGAGTTTTTGCCGTATCAGGGACCGCAGCTTAGTTGGCATATTCAGGTTCTGCCGTATATGGAACTGCAAAGCCTGTATTCGCAGTTCAAAATCGACGGCACGACTTCAATTTTCAACCAAAGCGATCAGACGCGGCCGGAAGAATCGCAGCCGGCAGTAATGCTTTGCCCAAGCGACTCGGCGTTTGGACGCTTCTACTCAGACCCGGACTTCACGTCGGGCCTCGGCGGCGTACGAAAGGTGGCTAAAGGCAATTACGTTGCCTACGCCGGGCCCGAACATATGAACTCAGCTCATGTTTTCCCCGGAACGATCAACACGGTCGGGAATGAACTTCGGCAAGTGAGCGATGGCACATCGCAAACGATTATGATTACAGAAGTTCGCACCCGGGATGTGCCTGAGGATCAGCGAGGCGCCTGGGCGCTCGCTTGGCCAGGGAGTAGCTGCATCGCGCTTGATCTCCACAGCGGACCGCTCGGGACCAGTTGGACTGCCTCCGGAAGACCGGACGTGCCGTACATTCCAAGCACCAAGCAGCAAGATCTCGACTACTCCAATCCGCCTAATAGCTTTGGCGGCGGCGTTTATAGCGCCGATAAGTTGCGCAAATGCCCTGATTCCGCTGGCGCTGATATCGAGCGAATGTCCTGCGATTCCGCTAACGAATCTTGGGGGTCCGCCGCTCCGCGAAGCCTTCACCCTGGCGGCGTCAACAGTGCGCACGTCGACGGCAGCGTCCACTGGCTATCGAACGACGTGAACGTGACGCTGCTGGGAGCCATGATCTGCATCAACGACGGCGTCCTGCCGACTGAATAA
- a CDS encoding PLDc N-terminal domain-containing protein yields MEFLCVLPFMFLGIVATAFWIWMLVDCLTNESSEGNDKLIWVLVIVLANGLGALIYFFVRRPQREEERRMENPHADERFPRN; encoded by the coding sequence ATGGAATTCTTGTGCGTCCTGCCGTTCATGTTCCTCGGCATTGTCGCGACGGCGTTCTGGATCTGGATGCTGGTCGACTGTTTGACCAATGAATCGAGCGAGGGAAATGATAAGCTTATCTGGGTGTTGGTGATCGTGCTGGCCAACGGGCTTGGAGCCCTCATCTACTTTTTCGTTCGGCGTCCGCAGCGCGAGGAAGAACGCCGGATGGAGAATCCGCATGCCGACGAACGCTTCCCCCGCAACTGA
- the mtnA gene encoding S-methyl-5-thioribose-1-phosphate isomerase, with amino-acid sequence MNETTATLRWEGGVDGHLMLLDQTRLPLDVVEVPCRTVEEAWDAIKRLVVRGAPAIGVAAAYGVCLSIKNGEAAVYDVVEACRYLATSRPTAVNLFWALSRMRRVAEAPTATSGPALAEALLAEARAIHDEDREMCAAMGRHGADLVADLPEGVGILTHCNAGALATGGDGSGLSPVFELARRGKRPRVWVDETRPLLQGARLTAWELMQRGIDCTLICDSMAAHVMRAGKVQAIFVGADRIAANGDAANKIGTYGVAVLAEAHGIPLYVVAPTSTIDMTLATGAEIPIEERAAEEVTEGFGRRTAPAGVRVYNPAFDVTPYRLIKAIITERGVFKPK; translated from the coding sequence ATGAATGAAACAACTGCCACGCTGCGCTGGGAGGGGGGCGTCGACGGCCACTTGATGCTGCTCGACCAAACGCGACTGCCGCTGGACGTGGTCGAGGTTCCTTGTCGGACGGTGGAAGAGGCTTGGGATGCGATCAAACGACTGGTGGTGCGTGGCGCCCCAGCGATTGGCGTGGCGGCCGCGTACGGCGTATGTTTGAGCATCAAGAACGGCGAAGCGGCGGTCTACGACGTTGTCGAAGCGTGCCGGTATCTGGCGACGAGCCGGCCGACCGCGGTGAACCTATTCTGGGCATTGTCGCGGATGCGGCGCGTAGCCGAAGCACCGACGGCGACGAGCGGCCCGGCTCTCGCGGAGGCGTTGCTGGCCGAAGCGCGGGCGATTCACGACGAAGATCGCGAAATGTGCGCGGCGATGGGTCGGCATGGCGCCGATTTGGTCGCGGACTTGCCCGAGGGCGTCGGCATTCTCACCCACTGCAACGCCGGGGCGCTCGCGACCGGCGGCGATGGGAGCGGGCTGTCGCCGGTGTTCGAACTCGCCCGTCGCGGCAAGCGGCCCCGCGTGTGGGTCGACGAAACGCGGCCGCTGCTGCAAGGCGCACGACTGACGGCGTGGGAACTGATGCAGCGCGGCATCGACTGCACGCTCATTTGTGATTCGATGGCGGCCCATGTGATGCGTGCTGGCAAGGTGCAGGCGATTTTCGTCGGCGCCGATCGGATTGCCGCCAACGGCGACGCGGCGAACAAGATCGGCACCTACGGCGTCGCCGTGCTGGCCGAGGCGCATGGCATTCCGCTGTACGTTGTGGCGCCGACGAGCACGATCGACATGACGCTCGCCACGGGCGCGGAGATTCCGATCGAAGAACGCGCCGCGGAAGAAGTGACCGAAGGTTTTGGCCGCCGTACGGCGCCTGCTGGCGTGCGAGTCTATAACCCGGCGTTTGACGTGACGCCCTATCGGCTTATCAAGGCGATCATTACGGAGCGGGGCGTGTTCAAACCAAAGTGA
- a CDS encoding alpha-keto acid decarboxylase family protein — MPTNASPATDADRPSIGEYLLQRLQDYGIADCFGIPGDYILSFYTMLEASPINAIGCTREDCAGFAADAYARVSGMSALCVTYCVGGLSVCNSIAGAYAEKSPVVMITGSPGLRERIHNPLLHHMVRNFRTQYDVFEKLTVAGTELDDPETAFREIDRVLAACQRFKRPVYIEIPRDMVHVRPEVRPLYSSPIPPSDPRALDEAVEEAAQRIEKARQPVLLLGVEIHRFGLQDLAIKLAEQAKIPIAATMLGKGVVEETHPLYMGLYEGGIGRPEITQYVEASDCVVMLGTFMTDINLGIYTAELDIGDCIYATSEQLRIRHHHYRDVKLEDFIKRLVERGIKRQKPQPPAPTEWKPEPFKLQPQDPISIMRLMRRIDEQLDDGTIVIADVGDSLFASTELTTHNRTEFIAPAYYTSMGFAVPAALGAQTARPNARVLAIVGDGAFQMTGMELSTIVRRKQPVIVIVLNNGGYGTERLLHPGEFEFNDVHGWQYERLPEVLNGGTGYLVRTEGEFDAALTAAWNDRSGPSILHVILDEHDKSRALAKLAEMMQKTVVQQ, encoded by the coding sequence ATGCCGACGAACGCTTCCCCCGCAACTGACGCCGACCGTCCCTCGATTGGCGAATATCTCCTACAACGACTCCAAGATTACGGCATCGCTGATTGCTTCGGCATTCCGGGCGACTACATCTTGTCGTTTTATACGATGCTCGAGGCGAGCCCGATCAATGCGATCGGCTGCACGCGTGAAGATTGCGCGGGGTTCGCCGCGGATGCATATGCTCGCGTGAGCGGGATGAGCGCGCTCTGTGTTACCTACTGCGTCGGCGGCTTGAGTGTTTGCAACTCGATCGCCGGCGCCTACGCCGAGAAGTCGCCGGTGGTGATGATCACCGGCTCGCCGGGGCTGCGGGAGCGGATTCACAACCCCCTGCTCCACCACATGGTGCGGAACTTTCGGACGCAGTACGACGTGTTCGAGAAGCTGACCGTCGCGGGGACGGAACTCGACGACCCTGAAACGGCGTTCCGTGAAATCGATCGCGTGCTCGCGGCGTGTCAGCGGTTCAAGCGGCCGGTGTACATCGAGATCCCCCGCGACATGGTTCACGTGCGGCCGGAGGTGCGGCCGCTCTATTCGAGCCCGATTCCCCCGAGCGATCCGCGGGCGCTCGACGAAGCGGTGGAAGAGGCGGCGCAGCGGATCGAGAAGGCTCGGCAGCCGGTGCTGCTGCTGGGGGTGGAGATTCACCGGTTCGGGCTGCAGGATCTCGCGATCAAGTTGGCCGAGCAGGCGAAGATTCCGATCGCGGCGACGATGCTCGGCAAGGGCGTCGTCGAAGAGACGCACCCGCTCTACATGGGGCTGTATGAGGGGGGCATCGGCCGGCCGGAGATCACGCAGTACGTCGAAGCGAGCGACTGCGTCGTGATGCTTGGCACGTTCATGACCGATATCAACCTCGGCATCTACACGGCGGAACTCGACATCGGCGATTGCATCTACGCGACGAGCGAGCAGCTGCGGATTCGTCATCATCATTACCGCGACGTGAAGCTTGAAGATTTCATTAAGCGGCTCGTCGAGCGCGGCATCAAACGGCAGAAGCCGCAACCGCCGGCGCCGACCGAGTGGAAACCCGAGCCGTTCAAACTGCAGCCGCAGGATCCGATCAGCATCATGCGGCTGATGCGGCGGATTGACGAGCAACTCGACGACGGGACGATCGTTATCGCCGACGTGGGCGATTCGCTGTTCGCGTCGACGGAGCTCACGACGCACAATCGTACGGAGTTCATCGCGCCGGCTTATTACACGTCGATGGGGTTCGCCGTGCCGGCGGCGCTGGGCGCTCAAACGGCCCGGCCGAACGCCCGCGTGCTCGCGATCGTCGGCGACGGCGCCTTCCAGATGACCGGCATGGAATTGTCGACGATCGTGCGTCGCAAGCAGCCAGTGATCGTCATCGTGCTCAACAACGGCGGCTACGGCACCGAGCGACTGCTCCACCCGGGCGAGTTCGAGTTCAACGACGTCCACGGTTGGCAGTACGAGAGGCTGCCGGAAGTTTTGAATGGCGGGACTGGCTACCTGGTGCGGACGGAAGGTGAGTTTGACGCAGCGCTCACCGCGGCGTGGAACGATCGCAGCGGGCCGAGCATTCTGCATGTGATTCTCGACGAGCACGACAAGAGTCGAGCGCTGGCGAAGCTGGCGGAGATGATGCAGAAGACGGTGGTGCAGCAGTGA
- a CDS encoding cation:proton antiporter — protein MNSNATAFDSSPSHGSTWKLVLGYALMIGGTFGLFLIVRHFGEAMAPPETAAVTGKAVGAKPHAIMHVLIALAAIIVAGNALGWLFRYFGQPQVIGEMVAGIMLGPSLLGRISPEAMQFVLPAEVGPYLGIIAQLGVILYMFLVGLELNSGLLRSHAHSTVAISHASIVAPFCLGSILALFLFRSLAPANVPFTSFALFMGIAMSITAFPVLARILTDRKMDKTDLGVVALSCAATDDVTAWCLLAFVVGIAQSAVGGAVQTVAMALGYIAVMFIVVRPLATRFFGQATGQAPKQGMTVCVLIALLLSALAAEWIGIHAIFGAFLLGAIIPHESDVARDLQHKMEDMVKILLLPAFFAFTGMRTEIGLVQGWNDWLVCGGIILIATLGKFGGTLAAAKMTGLNWRMASALGILMNTRGLMELVVLNIGLEMGVISPTLFAMMVIMALVTTIATTPILHLITGGNYDLKPQPAAA, from the coding sequence ATGAACAGCAACGCCACCGCCTTTGATTCGAGCCCTTCGCACGGCTCTACCTGGAAACTGGTCCTCGGCTACGCCCTGATGATCGGCGGCACGTTCGGCCTGTTCCTCATCGTACGGCACTTCGGCGAAGCGATGGCGCCCCCCGAAACGGCCGCCGTCACCGGCAAAGCGGTCGGCGCCAAGCCGCACGCGATCATGCACGTGCTGATCGCATTGGCGGCGATCATCGTCGCCGGCAACGCGCTTGGCTGGCTCTTTCGTTACTTCGGCCAGCCGCAGGTCATTGGCGAAATGGTCGCCGGCATCATGCTCGGCCCGTCGCTGCTGGGGCGGATTTCGCCCGAGGCGATGCAGTTCGTCCTGCCCGCTGAAGTCGGCCCGTACCTGGGAATCATCGCCCAGTTGGGCGTCATCCTCTATATGTTCCTGGTCGGCCTGGAGTTGAACTCGGGTCTGCTCCGCTCGCACGCCCATTCGACCGTGGCGATCTCGCACGCTAGCATCGTCGCGCCGTTCTGCCTGGGGTCGATCCTAGCGCTGTTTCTATTCCGCAGCCTCGCCCCGGCCAACGTGCCGTTTACCAGCTTCGCGCTCTTCATGGGCATCGCGATGTCGATTACCGCATTCCCGGTGCTGGCGCGGATTCTCACCGATCGCAAGATGGACAAGACCGACCTCGGCGTCGTCGCGCTCAGTTGCGCGGCGACCGACGACGTCACCGCGTGGTGCCTGTTGGCGTTCGTCGTCGGCATCGCCCAGTCTGCGGTTGGCGGCGCCGTGCAAACGGTGGCGATGGCGCTTGGTTACATTGCCGTCATGTTCATCGTCGTGCGACCGCTAGCGACGCGGTTCTTCGGGCAAGCCACCGGCCAGGCGCCGAAGCAGGGCATGACGGTCTGCGTGCTGATCGCCCTGCTGCTGTCGGCCCTCGCGGCCGAGTGGATCGGCATTCACGCGATCTTCGGCGCCTTCCTCCTCGGCGCCATCATTCCGCACGAAAGCGACGTCGCCCGCGACCTGCAGCACAAGATGGAAGACATGGTCAAAATCTTGCTGCTCCCCGCGTTCTTCGCCTTCACCGGCATGCGGACCGAAATCGGCCTCGTGCAGGGCTGGAACGATTGGCTCGTCTGCGGCGGCATCATCCTGATCGCCACCCTCGGCAAGTTCGGCGGCACGCTCGCCGCCGCGAAGATGACCGGCCTGAATTGGAGAATGGCCTCGGCCCTCGGCATCCTGATGAACACCCGCGGCCTGATGGAGCTTGTGGTGCTCAACATCGGCCTCGAAATGGGCGTCATTTCGCCGACGCTGTTCGCGATGATGGTGATCATGGCCCTCGTGACGACGATCGCCACGACGCCGATCCTGCACCTCATCACCGGCGGCAACTACGACTTGAAGCCGCAACCGGCGGCAGCTTAA
- a CDS encoding type II CAAX prenyl endopeptidase Rce1 family protein, translated as MRLAIGATLGFGIAAGADPHTQFLRVVADFEVPPGALRMTLAVLVLGAFFFAGGLWAARRRRFASSAPTTAAGRPKLRRAQRRAGFRALLWQVMLSGWLALAYPEQWTWPTVGLKTGVSLAVSAIAGMLVYGALVAILTGVIHVCGDPGRFLDGSVSTMAALVPRGQAQKAMTWIAFCLFNPVIEELLFRGVLVYQTSLVLGSLWLPILVGLLVNIGNHWYQGRRSMLLHVPFFAIAVALLFSPLGLAGAIGFHIAGDVVPMALVRRQLRQFRERHWRVGTSTRSNIQQQAVEVAHNANL; from the coding sequence TTGCGGCTGGCCATTGGAGCAACCCTCGGCTTCGGGATCGCTGCGGGGGCCGACCCGCATACGCAATTCCTGCGCGTGGTGGCTGACTTCGAGGTTCCGCCGGGCGCGCTGCGGATGACGCTCGCTGTGCTAGTGCTCGGCGCGTTTTTCTTTGCAGGGGGACTTTGGGCGGCGCGACGGCGGCGTTTCGCCTCAAGCGCTCCAACGACGGCTGCGGGCCGGCCAAAGCTGCGACGAGCCCAGCGACGCGCTGGATTTCGCGCCCTCTTGTGGCAGGTCATGCTCAGCGGCTGGCTTGCGCTCGCCTACCCAGAGCAATGGACGTGGCCGACGGTGGGACTGAAAACTGGAGTCTCCCTCGCTGTCAGTGCGATCGCAGGGATGCTCGTGTACGGCGCATTGGTCGCGATTTTGACTGGCGTGATCCACGTCTGCGGCGACCCCGGTAGATTTCTCGACGGATCGGTGAGCACGATGGCGGCTCTCGTTCCCCGCGGGCAGGCGCAGAAGGCGATGACTTGGATTGCGTTCTGTCTCTTTAATCCGGTTATCGAAGAACTGCTGTTCCGCGGCGTGTTGGTTTACCAAACGTCGCTGGTGCTTGGATCTCTTTGGTTGCCGATTCTCGTGGGGCTCTTGGTGAACATCGGCAATCATTGGTATCAGGGCCGGCGATCGATGCTGCTGCATGTGCCGTTCTTCGCCATCGCGGTTGCCCTGCTCTTCAGTCCGCTCGGCTTGGCGGGGGCCATCGGCTTTCACATTGCCGGCGACGTCGTGCCGATGGCGTTGGTTCGCAGGCAACTGCGGCAGTTCCGCGAGCGGCATTGGCGGGTAGGCACCTCAACGAGAAGCAATATCCAACAGCAAGCTGTCGAAGTTGCTCACAACGCCAACCTGTGA